A window of Suncus etruscus isolate mSunEtr1 chromosome 4, mSunEtr1.pri.cur, whole genome shotgun sequence contains these coding sequences:
- the CLDN23 gene encoding claudin-23, producing the protein MRTPVVMTLGMVLVPCALLLNLTSTLTPAWRQLHGFLDQPVDVVLYQGLWDICREQSSRERQCGQPDDLNYFGTEPVLVARGLMVTSLAITALGLLLATLGVRCWQDEPHFLLAGLSGLLLFIAGLCSLIPVSWYNHFLDDRDALPAPSAPVKVQVSYSLVLGYLGSCLLLLGGLSLALSLAPWCEERCRRCHKAPLAGPRRSSISTVYVEWPEPALTPAIKYYSDGQHRPRPAEQRGVGKPKVGFPMPRPPLKAYTNPVDVLAGEKGVESHGPSSRSTQPCLASLPCDSDL; encoded by the coding sequence ATGCGGACGCCGGTGGTGATGACGCTGGGCATGGTGCTCGTGCCCTGTGCGCTGCTGCTTAACCTCACCAGCACCTTGACTCCCGCCTGGCGACAGCTGCACGGTTTCCTCGACCAGCCGGTGGACGTGGTGCTGTACCAGGGCCTGTGGGACATCTGCCGAGAGCAGAGCAGCCGCGAGCGCCAGTGCGGCCAGCCCGACGACTTGAACTACTTCGGGACGGAGCCCGTGCTTGTGGCACGGGGACTCATGGTCACGTCGCTGGCCATCACGGCCCTCGGGTTGCTGCTGGCCACGCTGGGCGTGCGCTGCTGGCAGGATGAACCCCACTTCTTGCTGGCCGGCCTCTCGGGCTTGCTGCTCTTCATCGCGGGCCTCTGCAGCCTCATCCCCGTGTCCTGGTACAACCACTTTTTGGACGATCGCGACGCGCTGCCCGCCCCGAGCGCTCCGGTGAAGGTGCAGGTGAGCTATAGCCTGGTGCTGGGCTATCTGGGCAGCTGCCTGCTGCTTCTGGGCGGCTTGTCGCTGGCGCTCAGCTTGGCGCCCTGGTGCGAGGAGCGGTGTCGCCGCTGTCACAAGGCGCCTCTCGCGGGTCCGCGTCGCAGCAGCATCAGCACCGTGTACGTGGAATGGCCCGAGCCGGCGCTCACGCCCGCCATCAAGTACTACAGCGACGGGCAGCATCGGCCGCGGCCTGCCGAGCAGCGTGGGGTGGGCAAGCCCAAGGTGGGCTTCCCCATGCCTCGGCCGCCCCTCAAGGCTTACACCAACCCGGTGGACGTGCTGGCCGGGGAGAAGGGCGTCGAGTCCCACGGTCCTTCCTCGCGCAGCACCCAGCCCTGCCTCGCCTCGCTGCCTTGCGACTCTGACTTGTAG
- the LOC126007219 gene encoding low-density lipoprotein receptor-like, with protein MNKATIVLWDRKLLVHFSVSKEPFIKKIIILAENQQVPDTKMEEVAPSKPPTPATRSPLLCTSSSVLCHNGKECITREKLCDGDVDCQDGSDEENCSHICNRSGIFRCLLGDKCIAEKFHCDGVQHCVDGSDELNCWKPVEDCSLYCDNKTRCIPKSWLCDGNPDCTDRKDEQGCSHQKCSPSEFSCESGQCIPSSLHCDGKRDCPDHSDEEGCPASSAQSQQCPVGQIQCQRSGKCVLAEWRCDHDLDCDDGTDEKDCDLGELLCGAAQWTCASQTQCVPYSWHCDGHKDCQDGSDEDGCPPTVCPSSEFQCLSSTCLHVSLVCDGTWDCSDGSDEGGQCSQVSCLGEECAHTCYQSPRGPVCACEPGFELKDGGQICKDVDECQKLGSQLCSQTCINTQGSYSCTCHPGYLLEPDGHTCKATGTEPILLVAIQFNLLLYGLRSLKEDVLATMDKNLMIFSMDYDLVDQKVFWADLATESIQWISMDSQEKGTIIKGIKSDCLAIDWVGRNIYWIDGSAGQISVRELTNAWRGNYEYTIVLKDDLNQPQSLALDPLHGFMYWAEIGEEPQIEQAGMDGSSRKILINESLGRPTGIVIDQLSWKIYWSDDKLHCIGSANLDGSDITMLQLTQIQNPFSVTVFEDEIFWSEMKTRTVQRMKKATGKNRTVLIKRFNQPYGLKIMHEVLQPRSTNPCLDIGCSHMCLLSPQSKGSCHCPIGLLLAEDGINCVPLKETAFLFLVLPTVIIQVDNFRFTLRQYLFETPRSKSSGGNITRTPDTSLYQCEAA; from the exons ATACTAAGATGGAAGAAGTAGCCCCAAGCAAACCCCCGACTCCTGCCACTCGGTCTCCTCTACTTTGTACTAGCTCATCTGTCCTCTGTCACAATGGGAAGGAATGTATTACTCGGGAAAAACTCTGTGATGGGGACGTCGACTGTCAGGATGGCTCCGATGAAGAAAATTGTTCCCATATTTGCAATAGATCAG GCATCTTCCGGTGCCTGTTGGGAGACAAGTGCATTGCAGAAAAGTTTCACTGTGATGGGGTCCAACACTgtgtggatgggtctgatgagCTGAACTGCTGGAAGCCTGTGGAAGATTGTTCTTTGTACTGTGATAACAAAACTCGCTGCATTCCTAAATCTTGGCTATGTGATGGCAATCCAGACTGCACTGACAGAAAAGATGAACAAGGATGTA GTCACCAAAAATGCAGCCCTTCTGAGTTTAGCTGTGAAAGCGGTCAGTGCATACCTTCCTCTCTGCATTGCGATGGGAAGCGAGACTGCCCTGACCACTCGGATGAAGAGGGCTGCCCTGCTTCATCTGCCCAGTCTCAGCAGTGCCCAGTGGGGCAGATTCAGTGCCAGCGGAGTGGAAAATGTGTGCTGGCAGAGTGGAGATGCGACCATGACTTAGACTGCGATGATGGAACGGATGAGAAG GATTGTGACTTGGGGGAGCTGCTGTGTGGTGCTGCACAGTGGACCTGTGCCAGCCAGACACAGTGTGTGccctactcctggcactgtgatgGGCACAAAGACTGTCAGGATGGCAGCGACGAGGATGGAT GCCCCCCTACAGTGTGCCCAAGTTCCGAGTTCCAGTGCCTCTCCTCTACCTGTCTTCATGTCAGCCTGGTGTGTGATGGAACCTGGGACTGCTCTGATGGCTCAGATGAAGGAGGACAGTGCTCACAGGTGTCATGCCTTGGGGAAGAGTGTGCTCATACCTGCTACCAGTCCCCTCGAGGGCCT GTTTGTGCCTGTGAGCCAGGCTTTGAGCTGAAGGATGGTGGACAGATCTGCAAGGATGTGGATGAGTGCCAGAAGTTGGGGAGCCAGTTGTGTAGTCAGACGTGTATCAATACCCAGGGTTCCTACAGCTGTACCTGTCACCCAGGTTACTTACTGGAACCTGATGGCCACACCTGTAAAGCCACAG GAACTGAACCAATCCTGCTTGTGGCAATTCAATTTAACCTACTTCTCTATGGGCTGAGGAGTTTGAAAGAAGATGTTTTGGCAACTATGGACAAGAACCTGATGATTTTCTCTATGGACTATGACTTAGTGGATCAGAAAGTCTTCTGGGCTGATCTTGCTACAGAAAGCATTCAGTGGATCAGTATGGACTCACAGGAAAAGGGAACTATCATTAAAG GAATAAAGTCAGACTGCCTAGCTATTGACTGGGTTGGGAGGAATATCTACTGGATTGATGGGTCTGCTGGTCAGATTTCAGTGCGAGAATTGACTAATGCTTGGAGAGGAAACTATGAATACACAATTGTCTTAAAAGATGACTTGAATCAACCACAGTCTTTGGCTTTAGATCCCTTACATGG GTTCATGTACTGGGCTGAAATTGGAGAGGAACCTCAGATTGAGCAAGCTGGAATGGATGGTAGCAGTAGGAAAATACTCATCAATGAAAGTCTTGGCCGGCCAACAGGCATAGTTATTGACCAGTTGAGTTGGAAGATATATTGGTCTGATGACAAGCTTCACTGTATTGGTTCTGCTAATCTAGATGGTTCTGATATCACT ATGTTACAGCTGACACAAATCCAGAATCCCTTTTCAGTTACTGTGTTTGAAGATGAAATTTTCTGGTCAGAAATGAAGACAAGAACAGTACAACGTATGAAGAAGGCAACAGGCAAGAACAGAACTGTCCTAATCAAACGATTTAATCAGCCTTATGGACTCAAG ATAATGCATGAAGTGCTACAGCCCAGGTCTACTAACCCTTGTCTGGACATTGGATGTTCTCATATGTGCCTTCTGAGCCCACAATCTAAGGGAAGCTGTCATTGCCCAATTGGACTCCTGCTTGCAGAGGATGGCATCAACTGCGTCCCACTCAAGGAGACTGCTTTTCTGTTCCTTGTTTTACCCACAGTTATCATACAGGTAGATAACTTCAGATTTACTCTTCGGCAAT ATCTATTTGAAACACCTAGAAGCAAAAGTAGTGGAGGAAACATTACCAGAACACCAGATACTTCCCTTTACCAATGTGAAGCAGCTTGA